In Metarhizium brunneum chromosome 3, complete sequence, a genomic segment contains:
- the NRPS1_1 gene encoding Nonribosomal peptide synthetase 1, producing the protein MPLQNGTASKEACFLANGSNGTKTTRIPSTTASNGSPATVTQTVKIDHDREPHSNGELMKPASGSAAAPQHLEQMWGWNSMAPKSVERCVHDLISERVRAQPDAPAVCAWDGELTYSELDGLATKLASRLRRLGVRPDILVPLCFEKSMWTTVAVLGVIKAGGAFVLLDPSLPEQRLQVIVQQLQAKVIVSSPSNGEVSSRLTQRAVVINWEFFTSTELDNIDDDVPQTYPANPASLLYAVFTSGSTGIPKGVLITNKNAASALYHQAECMGMNENARIFDFASYSFDVSVSNVLSALATGGCLCVPSDEDRKDNLEQSIASLEANILDITPSMAQVLSPDRLPSVNTVIFGGEALHPTDIKRWWGRVNIIHIYGPCECTPTSTINYNMAGPDEAVHMGKGVGLVTWIVDPEDHETLLAPGCTGELLLEGPLVGRGYLNDDAKTAASFIEDPEWLLRGTATKPGRRGMLYKTGDLVQYTSNGCLKFVGRKQAAQVKIRGQRLELGEIEHTLRNHARVDEAVAALQHEEGQESRIVSFVTVRDVDGIDSLTDNGDGRKAHCDGEYTSMMDHRGRTEQFLNNGKSQKRSKQEIQNELFGMLKAQLPLYMVPQVIEVLDRMPLNRNGKIDRLALVKGLESKTSVRVPVWQPVLEVQRQMLQVWAQVLNIDPSTIGADASFFHIGGSSISAMKVVAVAREIGMKLSVADIFRYPVLHDLVDQSLHESPDEKPDQEIGPFTLLSNEASPSTLLQEICIQYDLGQIDGTTGNTFIQDAYPCTPLQEGLMSLTSMSPGSYIGQNVLEISPDASIEKLCAAWEQVVRRFPILRTRLVHHDRVGLVQIVMDEPINWIEADSLEEYIKSDIERPMDLGRPLTRFALIKDTIGTPKWFVLTIHHALYDGWSMPLILDAVKKAYRGKEFRQGPPFQAFVQYVKNQDSKMMRAYWVDALDDCQCAPFPSLPPHIEKPSTDKSAQYSFPKPQSNRLGITPPIMIRAAWALLVGKMTSTEDVVFGVTLFGRNASLPGIEMIAGPTFATVPVRIKWNSNDMAVEYLKAAQQQATGMIPYEQFGLHNLAELGSGTRQACRFQTLVVIQPEEASDSSSELGTWKGDFGQGDRIDSYGLVLIMQLGRETVSVSASFDSRMIEPWRVDKLLSRLGHVVSQLNQANPELLLSDVETMTPEDLEQMWNWNHKVPLAAEKCVHELFEQTAQAQPEASAVCAWDGEWTYSELDEASSRIAHYLVILGVRLEQIVPLCFEKSRWTPVAMLAVMKAGGASVALDSTQPEEHLRTIVQQTEPALMLSSWANRELASRVTRQHVVVVDDSLLARLKSVSGTCQLPVVTPSNKLYVAFTSGSTGVPKGAVITHRNFSSAIQHVRNSSSGSVEPTARVYDFASYAFDISWFNNLQSLTNGACLCIPSEADRRNDLAGSIHRLQATFAILTPSTANILPLETIRSLRTLMLAGEALPSEYAKRWVGLTRLTNGYGPCECTPITTIAAIEGGSVVASSIGRGVGVNTWVVQASDHNRLVPIGDVGELMLEGPLVGCGYLGDAKQTAAAFIQDPAWLCHGAPGYLGRQGRLYKTGDLVRYDSDGSLVFVGRKDAKQVKIRGQRVELGDVEHHVRVSIPAARQVAAEVILPADTNGQGRPTLAAFLVVDDQVAVSPDVQVMSVSAEVDHELTRRLPGYMVPTVYFSLKELPTNSSGKIDRRRLRELGAGFTLQQLAQLRSASVSNKRAPANETEHTLQKVWARVLGIDADKIGCDDSFFRLGGDSITAMQASAASRGLGLDISTADIMRSKTISSIAAAASLSKHHAPGVGKVDLRNDDGQPFELSPIQQLYVATQSHPNQCFDQNFFLKLRQPISFAALSKATETIVMRHPMLRARFILTSNGVWKQRILDDASQSLHLSEIDGAASVTSSKASEIRQCRERLNIETGPILAAVLFSDPDCQSLFITVHHLVIDLVSWRILLEELEGLLSGRQLCASPTISFQRWCSLQAQYALKNLQEEIKLEVKVKPPLLSYWGLEADGNLQGAIVSKEFIIDEEATSAILGACNEAFGTRPVELIIAALIYSFSTVFTDRALPSVFSEGHGREPWDDGIDLSRVIGWFTTISPAFVPERELLDLVDTIRLTKDSVRRLSKNGWSYFTSKSAQEITAATHATDFPVEVLLNFAGSYQQLERNDSIFESTTMVENCHPESWSKLRRFALFEFNAHVDKGRLTVSLEYPESTRHGDLIEHWVVSYKAALTNLDALLGSRSPEWTLSDFPLAFTSYADMDEFRSVTLSQLGLQNAQDIEDIFPCTGLQEGLLFAQFKSLDNYRVVLDFEITATETPGDHVDLLRIERAWQAVVRRHPLLRSILVDMVPGSSRTMHVVLKDPKPSISFDQSASEASIDRGLSGGQTRVKYEKYALKHHLSVSSIDEKHVRICFELNHVILDGHSTGVMLHDFWQAYSGTLSADAPSYGDFIRYVEKQPRGSHRDFWVKYLEGVKPCFFPPSKSATGESKDMTVSVPGLEASKVHEFCAKWEVTTASVIQTAWALVLYHFTGCANPCFGNLASCRDVPVDRLGDMFGPVIAMIPYRVRLDGGHSVVETLREAQKDYVDSLPHQTFSLMEIHEALEVGSSGLFNSILSFQRVGEQPDASVDGHTIRERFAHDPVEYPISLSVGDSDTDLSIDINFKGGFIPSTEADRVAKAMGAAVSSLISEPHKKISNESLLTRDDLELIWSWNSDVPTEEGSLAQKQSTLRPEAVTVCAKKAVTTAKGAGLVTWVVDPKNHDSLLPPGCVGELLLEGPLVGCSHLGNTVKSDAAFVKDPKWLLMGVPGKRKGRHGRLYKTGDLVRYNMDGSLIFVGRKEDTQATIHGRTIELEEVEYWAQNHMSGVGQVVAEVIKPQGEDLPSNSLLAMFVHLKDDIINGNKPGSPIKLLPIPADAEGRLAEHLPAYMMPSLLFSVSELPKTMTGNIDRKRLREMAAQFSIEQLETVRSSGQRTSRQPTSEAEQVMQNIWAKVLNASIDMIGLDDNFFHLGGDSISSMRLVSEARKVHINITVADVFHRKTLAELVDGQHVNGVESGPELDEVVLVDSPTKETLSREIVSLCPDIRGEDIADILPATSVQERCFVKGIYPVMCINQDNTVDDALCGRFANYVYIDLPKNTDVSLLERACTRTLGEFPILRACFLRLQGRFWQVVLQNIQHPFRVHDVSENLDVALDNFCVSDAHKVSATQPPVALVLLRHKTQGERLIIRISHAQYDGVCLPTIIESFINGPGTAPPPPSFSSFLSHASLRRSKSIEYWKRLLQGLQHPGALRKHLLAQTDIHKSQPEAIYIRAETSLPRLPGNMTPATLASAAWALLLSRLTGQGDVVYGHLVAGRNSEIGGIDKTVGCCLNFIPVRVTFPSTQTLTELLFAVQEQFLAVGEADSLGYKEIIENCTDWAQGSTFESTIQHQNIDENPQIQSAAGVSRVQFFQNPHLVPMSIHMVSETRGDKLFLELNSNTHIMSLEAAEAMVNGLISIVDEFKTAM; encoded by the exons ATGCCGCTACAAAACGGCACAGCAAGTAAAGAGGCTTGTTTCTTAGCAAACGGTAGCAACGGCACCAAAACTACCCGAATCCCATCCACCACGGCGAGCAATGGTAGCCCGGCTACAGTAACTCAAACAGTCAAAATTGACCATGACCGTGAGCCTCACTCGAATGGCGAGTTGATGAAGCCAGCCTCGGGCAGCGCCGCGGCGCCCCAACATCTAGAGCAAATGTGGGGATGGAATAGCATGGCACCAAAGTCCGTGGAGCGATGCGTCCATGATTTGATAAGTGAGAGAGTTCGGGCCCAACCTGATGCTCCTGCTGTTTGTGCCTGGGACGGAGAGCTTACATACAGTGAGCTCGATGGCCTTGCTACCAAATTGGCGTCGAGACTTCGCCGCTTAGGGGTCAGACCAGATATCTTAGTACCGCTATGTTTTGAAAAGTCTATGTGGACCACAGTGGCAGTACTCGGCGTAATTAAAGCTGGAGGCGCTTTTGTTCTGCTGGATCCCTCGCTCCCTGAACAGCGCCTGCAAGTCATTGTTCAGCAACTCCAGGCTAAGGTCATCGTATCTTCCCCTTCCAATGGTGAAGTGAGCTCGCGACTTACACAGAGAGCAGTCGTCATCAATTGGGAATTCTTCACCTCAACCGAACTCGACAATATTGACGATGATGTCCCGCAAACCTACCCTGCCAACCCGGCATCACTTCTCTATGCGGTTTTCACATCCGGAAGCACTGGCATCCCAAAGGGGGTCTTGATTACCAACAAGAATGCCGCTTCAGCTCTATACCATCAAGCAGAATGCATGGGGATGAATGAGAATGCGAGGATATTTGACTTTGCATCATACAGCTTCGATGTCTCCGTCAGCAATGTGCTCTCTGCCCTGGCGACAGGTGGCTGCCTATGTGTTCCAAGCGATGAAGATCGCAAGGATAACTTGGAGCAAAGCATAGCCTCGCTAGAAGCCAATATACTTGATATTACGCCGTCCATGGCGCAAGTGTTATCGCCCGACAGGCTACCTTCGGTCAATACTGTAATTTTCGGAGGAGAGGCCCTGCATCCTACGGATATCAAGCGATGGTGGGGAAGAGTCAACATCATTCACATCTACGGGCCATGCGAATGCACACCGACAAGTACGATCAACTACAACATGGCCGGCCCGGACGAGGCGGTACATATGGGAAAGGGCGTGGGACTAGTCACCTGGATTGTTGATCCAGAAGACCACGAGACGCTGCTTGCTCCAGGATGTACGGGTGAACTATTACTAGAAGGTCCACTCGTCGGCCGAGGTTATCTGAATGACGATGCAAAGACTGCGGCTTCGTTTATAGAGGACCCGGAGTGGCTACTTCGCGGAACCGCAACCAAGCCGGGGCGGCGCGGTATGCTGTACAAGACCGGCGACTTGGTACAATACACGAGCAACGGGTGCCTGAAATTTGTTGGCCGGAagcaagctgctcaagtcaAGATCCGAGGCCAGCGGCTTGAGCTCGGGGAGATTGAGCACACCCTCCGCAATCATGCCCGTGTGGATGAGGCGGTCGCCGCATTACAGCACGAAGAGGGCCAAGAGTCCCGGATCGTCAGCTTCGTGACTGTGCGTGATGTCGATGGCATCGACTCGCTGACTGACAATGGAGATGGACGGAAGGCGCACTGCGACGGGGAATATACCTCCATGATGGACCATCGGGGTCGGACCGAGCAGTTTCTCAACAATGGAAAGTCGCAAAAGAGGAGTAAGCAAGAGATTCAGAACGAGCTCTTCGGGATGCTGAAGGCTCAGCTCCCCCTATACATGGTACCGCAAGTGATTGAGGTTCTGGACAGAATGCCTCTCAACCGAAACGGCAAAATCGATCGTCTAGCACTTGTCAAAGGCCTAGAATCCAAGACCTCGGTACGAGTCCCTGTTTGGCAGCCCGTGTTGGAAGTACAGCGACAGATGCTCCAGGTTTGGGCACAAGTCTTGAATATTGACCCTTCCACCATCGGGGCTGACGCTAGTTTCTTCCATATTGGAGGCAGCTCCATATCCGCCATGAAAGTCGTGGCTGTGGCTCGAGAGATTGGCATGAAACTGAGTGTAGCTGATATATTTCGTTATCCGGTGCTGCATGATCTGGTCGACCAGAGCCTCCATGAATCCCCGGATGAGAAACCAGATCAAGAAATAGGTCCATTTACCCTCTTATCCAATGAGGCTTCTCCAAGTACTCTTCTTCAAGAGATATGCATCCAATACGACCTAGGCCAGATCGATGGGACAACAGGAAATACGTTCATACAAGACGCATATCCATGCACTCCGCTGCAAGAAGGTCTGATGTCCTTGACGTCAATGAGTCCAGGCTCTTATATCGGGCAGAACGTGCTTGAAATATCCCCTGATGCTTCAATCGAGAAGCTGTGTGCGGCATGGGAGCAAGTTGTGCGCCGTTTCCCAATTCTACGGACTAGATTGGTGCATCACGACCGCGTCGGTCTTGTCCAGATCGTCATGGACGAGCCTATAAACTGGATCGAAGCAGATTCGTTGGAGGAATATATCAAATCTGATATCGAGCGACCCATGGACCTGGGCCGGCCACTGACTCGCTTTGCCCTAATAAAAGACACCATAGGAACCCCCAAGTGGTTTGTGTTGACTATACACCACGCCCTCTATGATGGATGGTCTATGCCACTAATCCTAGACGCCGTGAAGAAGGCATACCGGGGCAAGGAGTTTCGACAGGGTCCGCCATTCCAAGCCTTCGTACAATACGTCAAGAACCAGGACAGCAAGATGATGAGGGCGTACTGGGTTGATGCTCTCGACGACTGCCAATGTGCACCATTCCCGAGTCTCCCACCGCACATTGAGAAGCCATCGACGGACAAATCTGCTCAATACTCTTTCCCAAAGCCCCAAAGCAACCGCTTGGGCATTACTCCTCCGATCATGATACGTGCAGCATGGGCCTTGCTTGTTGGCAAGATGACCAGTACGGAAGATGTCGTCTTTGGGGTGACGCTATTCGGCAGAAATGCATCACTTCCCGGCATCGAAATGATAGCCGGTCCAACCTTTGCGACGGTTCCAGTGCGCATAAAATGGAACAGCAACGACATGGCAGTCGAGTACCTCAAGGCAGCACAGCAGCAGGCAACAGGAATGATTCCATATGAGCAATTCGGCCTACACAACCTGGCTGAACTCGGTTCTGGGACACGTCAAGCATGCAGGTTCCAAACGCTAGTCGTGATACAACCGGAAGAAGCGAGTGATAGCTCGTCCGAGCTGGGCACGTGGAAGGGCGACTTCGGCCAAGGAGACAGAATCGACTCGTACGGTCTTGTGCTTATCATGCAACTTGGTAGAGAAACCGTGAGCGTTTCAGCTTCCTTCGACTCGAGGATGATAGAGCCATGGAGGGTCGATAAGCTGTTAAGCCGGTTGGGACATGTGGTCTCCCAGCTGAACCAGGCCAACCCTGAGCTTCTCCTATCCGATGTCGAAACCATGACTCCCGAAGATCTTGAGCAAATGTGGAACTGGAACCATAAAGTACCATTGGCAGCAGAGAAATGCGTTCACGAATTATTCGAGCAGACAGCTCAAGCTCAGCCTGAAGCTTCTGCCGTATGTGCCTGGGATGGAGAGTGGACATACAGCGAGCTGGACGAAGCTTCCTCACGGATAGCCCATTATCTAGTTATTCTCGGCGTCAGGCTAGAGCAGATTGTGCCTTTGTGCTTTGAAAAGTCTCGCTGGACACCAGTCGCCATGCTGGCGGTCATGAAAGCCGGAGGAGCATCGGTGGCTTTGGACTCAACCCAACCGGAAGAGCACCTTCGCACAATCGTACAGCAAACTGAGCCCGCGCTGATGCTGTCTTCTTGGGCAAACAGGGAGCTGGCAAGTCGTGTGACCCGACAGCACGTTGTCGTAGTTGATGACAGTCTGCTGGCAAGGTTGAAGTCGGTATCGGGAACCTGTCAACTGCCAGTCGTGACACCATCGAACAAGCTCTACGTTGCCTTCACATCGGGAAGTACTGGAGTTCCCAAAGGTGCTGTCATTACTCATCGAAATTTCAGCTCCGCGATCCAGCATGTGCGCAACTCAAGCTCCGGTAGTGTCGAACCCACGGCAAGAGTATACGACTTTGCTTCGTACGCTTTTGACATCAGCTGGTTTAACAACCTGCAGTCTCTGACAAACGGCGCGTGCCTGTGCATTCCTTCCGAGGCGGACCGAAGAAACGATCTCGCGGGATCCATTCACCGGCTACAAGCCACCTTTGCAATATTAACGCCGTCGACCGCGAATATTCTCCCGCTTGAGACTATCCGCTCCCTCCGGACGCTCATGCTGGCTGGCGAGGCGCTGCCGTCCGAGTACGCAAAACGATGGGTTGGGCTAACTCGGTTAACAAACGGGTACGGTCCTTGCGAATGCACTCCGATCACCACAATAGCAGCCATCGAGGGGGGAAGTGTAGTGGCATCTAGCATAGGCAGGGGTGTTGGCGTCAATACTTGGGTAGTACAGGCCTCAGACCACAATAGATTAGTTCCTATCGGGGATGTCGGAGAGTTGATGCTGGAAGGGCCTCTCGTCGGCTGCGGCTATCTTGGTGATGCCAAacagacagcagcagcctttATCCAGGATCCAGCATGGCTTTGCCACGGGGCGCCAGGCTATCTTGGTCGTCAAGGCCGCCTATATAAGACGGGAGACTTGGTGCGGTATGATTCAGATGGCAGCCTAGTCTTTGTCGGAcgcaaggatgccaagcAAGTCAAGATTCGCGGGCAAAGAGTCGAGCTAGGCGACGTCGAACACCACGTCCGTGTTAGCATTCCCGCTGCTAGACAGGTAGCAGCTGAAGTGATACTACCTGCGGATACGAATGGCCAGGGGCGGCCAACACTGGCTGCATTTCTTGTCGTTGACGATCAAGTGGCCGTATCACCAGACGTCCAAGTCATGAGCGTATCGGCTGAAGTTGACCATGAACTTACGAGGCGGTTGCCCGGCTACATGGTTCCGACCGTTTACTTTTCTCTCAAGGAACTCCCTACCAACAGCTCCGGCAAGATAGACCGGCGTCGTCTGCGCGAACTCGGAGCCGGGTTCACTCTTCAGCAACTTGCCCAGCTTAGGAGCGCGTCTGTCAGCAACAAGCGTGCCCCTGCCAACGAGACGGAACACACGCTTCAGAAAGTATGGGCTCGTGTCCTGGGCATCGATGCAGACAAGATTGGTTGCGACGATAGTTTCTTCCGGCTTGGCGGCGACTCTATTACTGCTATGCAGGCATCGGCGGCTTCCCGAGGGCTCGGTCTGGATATATCTACAGCAGACATTATGCGCAGCAAGACCATTTCCTCCATCGCGGCGGCTGCCTCTTTATCAAAACATCATGCCCCGGGGGTGGGCAAGGTTGATCTGAGgaatgatgatggccagcctTTCGAGCTGAGCCCGATTCAGCAGCTTTACGTGGCGACGCAGTCGCATCCGAACCAGTGTTTTGACCAAAACTTCTTCCTGAAATTGCGTCAGCCAATatcctttgccgccttgtcAAAGGCTACCGAGACGATTGTCATGAGACATCCTATGCTCCGGGCCAGGTTCATCCTAACCAGCAACGGCGTTTGGAAGCAACGTATACTTGACGATGCGTCGCAGTCACTTCACCTTTCGGAAATAGATGGCGCAGCATCGGTGACCTCATCAAAGGCTAGCGAAATTCGTCAATGTCGGGAGAGGCTTAACATTGAGACTGGCCCTATTCTGGCAGCAGTTCTGTTTAGCGACCCGGACTGCCAAAGCCTGTTTATCACGGTGCATCACCTTGTTATTGATCTAGTTTCATGGAGAATTCTACTCGAAGAGCTTGAAGGTCTCCTCAGTGGGCGCCAACTATGCGCAAGTCCGACGATAAGTTTCCAGAGGTGGTGCTCTCTTCAAGCACAATATGCGCTTAAGAACCttcaagaagaaataaaactgGAAGTCAAGGTCAAGCCGCCGCTTTTATCGTACTGGGGGTTGGAAGCTGATGGCAATTTGCAAGGGGCGATTGTATCCAAGGAGTTTATTATAGATGAAGAAGCTACCAGTGCGATTTTAGGCGCCTGTAACGAGGCGTTTGGCACGCGTCCGGTCGAACTAATAATAGCGGCTCTTATTTACTCCTTCTCAACCGTTTTTACTGATCGAGCCTTGCCATCGGTATTTAGTGAAGGGCATGGTCGCGAACCCTGGGACGACGGCATTGATCTTTCTCGAGTCATTGGCTGGTTCACGACGATTTCTCCTGCGTTTGTGCCCGAAAGAGAACTCCTCGACTTAGTGGACACTATACGCCTGACCAAGGATTCTGTCAGAAGATTGTCAAAGAATGGCTGGTCCTACTTCACATCTAAATCTGCTCAGGAGATTACTGCCGCAACGCATGCCACCGACTTCCCTGTCGAGGTATTACTCAACTTTGCTGGCTCCTACCAGCAGCTAGAAAGAAACGACAGCATTTTCGAAAGTACCACGATGGTGGAAAACTGCCATCCTGAATCGTGGTCAAAGTTGCGTCGTTTTGCGCTGTTTGAATTCAACGCGCATGTGGACAAGGGCCGGTTGACTGTGTCCCTCGAATATCCCGAGAGCACACGACACGGTGATTTAATCGAACATTGGGTGGTAAGCTACAAAGCTGCCTTGACGAATTTGGATGCACTATTGGGCAGCAGGTCTCCAGAATGGACTCTATCCGACTTTCCCTTGGCGTTTACGTCTtacgccgacatggacgagttCCGGTCTGTCACATTGAGCCAGTTGGGGCTCCAGAACGCACAGGATATTGAAGATATTTTCCCCTGTACCGGCTTGCAAGAGGGTCTGCTCTTTGCCCAGTTCAAATCCCTGGACAACTATCGAGTGGTGCTCGATTTTGAAATAACAGCCACTGAGACGCCTGGCGACCATGTCGACCTACTCAGAATCGAACGAGCTTGGCAAGCCGTGGTGCGGCGACACCCGTTACTGCGCAGTATCTTGGTTGACATGGTGCCCGGGAGCAGCAGGACAATGCATGTTGTGCTTAAAGACCCAAAACCCAGCATTTCATTTGATCAGTCTGCATCCGAGGCGTCGATAGACCGTGGACTAAGCGGCGGCCAAACTCGCGTCAAGTATGAAAAGTACGCCCTGAAGCACCACCTATCAGTATCTAGCATTGACGAGAAGCACGTCCGTATTTGTTTCGAGTTGAATCATGTGATTTTGGACGGACACTCGACCGGCGTGATGCTTCATGACTTCTGGCAAGCCTACAGTGGCACTCTCTCGGCGGATGCACCTTCGTACGGCGACTTCATCAGATACGTTGAAAAGCAACCGCGTGGTTCTCATCGTGATTTTTGGGTCAAGTATTTGGAAGGGGTGAAACCCTGTTTCTTCCCGCCCTCGAAATCGGCAACAGGGGAGTCGAAGGACATGACCGTCTCAGTTCCAGGCCTCGAGGCATCCAAAGTACATGAATTTTGTGCTAAATGGGAAGTCACGACGGCTTCTGTGATTCAGACAGCATGGGCCCTGGTGCTGTATCACTTCACAGGCTGCGCAAACCCTTGCTTTGGCAACCTCGCCTCCTGTAGAGATGTGCCGGTCGACCGACTCGGAGATATGTTCGGAcccgtcatcgccatgatCCCCTACCGTGTTCGGTTGGACGGGGGTCATTCGGTCGTGGAGACATTGCGGGAAGCGCAGAAAGACTACGTAGATAGTTTGCCACATCAGACGTTTTCACTAATGGAAATCCACGAGGCTCTTGAAGTCGGCTCGTCGGGGTTGTTTAATTCTATTCTTAGTTTTCAACGAGTTGGCGAGCAACCAGATGCATCTGTGGACGGACATACCATCCGAGAGAGATTTGCTCATGATCCAGTAGAG TACCCCATTTCTCTAAGTGTTGGCGACAGTGATACAGATCTGTCGATTGACATTAATTTTAAAGGAGGGTTTATTCCAAGCACCGAAGCTGATCGAGTAGCCAAGGCAATGGGAGCCGCCGTGTCATCGCTTATAAGTGAACCTCACAAGAAAATCAGCAACGAAAGCCTCTTAACCCGTGATGACTTGGAGCTTATATGGAGTTGGAATTCCGACGTACCAACAGAAGAGGGTTCTTTAGCCCAAAAACAGTCCACATTGCGACCAGAAGCCGTAACAGTCTGTGCCAAGAAGGCCGTCACTACCGCCAAGGGGGCCGGCCTAGTGACGTGGGTGGTTGACCCCAAAAACCATGACTCCCTGCTCCCGCCCGGCTGCGTTGGAGAACTCCTTCTCGAAGGGCCACTTGTTGGTTGCAGCCATCTCGGTAACACGGTGAAATCTGACGCAGCCTTCGTCAAGGACCCGAAATGGTTGCTCATGGGCGTTCCAGGCAAGCGGAAGGGACGGCATGGCAGACTCTACAAGACAGGCGACCTAGTTCGCTATAATATGGATGGAAGCCTGATATTTGTTGGCCGCAAAGAAGACACTCAAGCAACGATCCACGGGCGAACCATTGAGCTGGAGGAGGTCGAATACTGGGCCCAAAACCACATGTCAGGTGTTGGGCAAGTTGTGGCCGAGGTTATCAAACCTCAAGGGGAAGACCTGCCTTCAAACTCTTTGCTTGCCATGTTTGTTCATCTGAAGGATGATATAATCAATGGCAATAAGCCAGGATCTCCTATCAAGTTACTCCCCATCCCAGCTGATGCAGAAGGCAGATTGGCCGAGCATTTACCTGCTTACATGATGCCGTCTTTGTTGTTCTCCGTCTCAGAGCTACCAAAGACAATGACGGGAAACATTGATAGGAAGCGATTACGGGAGATGGCGGCCCAATTCAGCATTGAGCAGTTGGAGACTGTGCGATCTTCCGGACAAAGGACAAGCCGACAACCGACTTCTGAGGCGGAACAGGTTATGCAAAATATCTGGGCCAAGGTTCTCAATGCTAGCATCGATATGATTGGCTTGGACGACAACTTCTTTCATCTGGGTGGCGACTCAATCTCGTCTATGAGACTTGTCAGTGAGGCCCGAAAGGTTCACATCAACATTACGGTAGCCGATGTTTTCCACCGCAAAACTTTGGCTGAGTTGGTCGACGGGCAGCATGTAAACGGGGTGGAATCTGGCCCCGAGCTTGATGAGGTTGTGCTCGTTGATTCTCCTACCAAAGAAACCCTTTCAAGGGAAATTGTCTCCCTCTGCCCAGACATTCGCGGCGAAGACATTGCTGATATACTACCCGCCACCAGCGTCCAAGAAAGATGTTTTGTCAAGGGTATTTATCCCGTCATGTGCATCAACCAGGACAACACCGTTGATGACGCTTTATGTGGACGCTTTGCAAACTACGTCTATATAGATCTGCCCAAGAACACTGACGTCTCTCTGTTGGAGAGAGCCTGTACACGAACCCTCGGCGAATTTCCCATTCTACGAGCATGTTTTTTGCGGCTGCAGGGGAGATTCTGGCAGGTCGTGCTCCAAAACATCCAGCATCCCTTCCGTGTACATGATGTCAGCGAGAATCTTGACGTAGCCCTCGACAACTTTTGTGTCAGCGATGCTCACAAGGTCTCCGCGACTCAACCGCCGGTTGCTCTGGTACTCCTCAGACACAAGACTCAAGGTGAGAGGCTGATAATTCGCATTTCTCACGCCCAGTACGACGGTGTTTGCCTGCCCACTATTATCGAGTCGTTCATAAATGGGCCTGGAacagctcctcctcccccgAGCTTCTCTTCGTTCCTGTCGCACGCCTCTCTCAGACGGTCCAAGTCTATCGAATACTGGAAAAGGCTTCTACAGGGGTTGCAGCATCCCGGTGCCCTGCGAAAACATCTCCTCGCCCAGACAGATATTCATAAGTCGCAGCCAGAGGCAATTTATATTCGCGCAGAGACAAGTCTTCCTCGCCTTCCGGGCAACATGACTCCGGCGACTCTAGCCAGCGCCGCTTGGGCACTTCTTCTATCACGGCTGACTGGGCAAGGCGATGTCGTCTACGGACATTTGGTAGCAGGACGGAACTCGGAAATAggcggcatcgacaagacAGTAGGATGCTGCCTCAACTTTATTCCCGTACGGGTCACATTCCCGTCGACTCAGACCCTGACTGAACTACTGTTCGCCGTTCAGGAACAGTTTCTTGCGGTGGGGGAAGCTGATTCCCTTGGCTACAAGGAGATTATTGAGAACTGCACAGACTGGGCACAAGGTTCAACGTTTGAGTCGACCATTCAACACCAGAATATTGATGAGAACCCGCAGATTCAATCTGCCGCGGGCGTATCGAGGGTGCAGTTTTTTCAAAACCCTCATCTTGTGCCCATGTCAATACACATGGTATCGGAAACTCGAGGCGATAAGCTATTCTTGGAGCTGAATAGCAATACACACATAATGAGCTTAGAGGCGGCTGAGGCTATGGTCAATGGGCTCATCTCCATTGTTGACGAGTTTAAAACTGCCATGTGA